The genomic DNA CGATACCTGGCCGACTACGAGCACTGGCTCGCGCGCGATCCGGTGGCCGCTGGACTGCTGCCGCTCATCGCCGCGACCAAGCGTTTCCCCGACCTGGTCGCTCAGCCGCCACGGGACGGCTCGGGCACCCGGATATCCGACGAATTATCCTCCGTCGCAGCACATTCGGACGCGCAGGTGCGGGCAATGGTGGCGGCATCGCTCGAGGCGAGCTGGCAGCCACAGCGGACCGGCTGGCTGACGCTGAACGGGCTCGGCCCGCGAATCGCCGACATGCTGCGGTACGGCTGGGAACATTTCATCGCACCGGACTGGGTGCGGCGCCGCGCACTTCTCGAACGCGACATCACCTACCGCACAACGCTTGTCGCCGAACACGGGTGGCAGCACGCGATCGAATCGCTGCGAACCAGACCCGTCTGGTCACCCGAGGACACCGCGATCCGATTCAGCAACCAGAGCCTGCCCGACCGCGAAATCACCGACGACGGACTGATTCTCGTCCCACGCACCACCGGCGGAGGCTGGTGGACCTGCGAACAGCCACCGCGATACGCGCTGGTGTATCCCGCCCGCGGCGTCGGCACCGGCAGCCATCGCGCCGAATCCGATGCGCTGGCAACGCTTCTGGGCACCGGTCGCGCCCGGATCGTGCGCGAGCTGATCCAACCGGCCACGACC from Nocardia terpenica includes the following:
- a CDS encoding ArsR/SmtB family transcription factor, whose translation is MTLLKLTAGALTRCRFALSPLAETIGALITLQRRHILPGHEAWHARYLADYEHWLARDPVAAGLLPLIAATKRFPDLVAQPPRDGSGTRISDELSSVAAHSDAQVRAMVAASLEASWQPQRTGWLTLNGLGPRIADMLRYGWEHFIAPDWVRRRALLERDITYRTTLVAEHGWQHAIESLRTRPVWSPEDTAIRFSNQSLPDREITDDGLILVPRTTGGGWWTCEQPPRYALVYPARGVGTGSHRAESDALATLLGTGRARIVRELIQPATTTQLAAILSISLGTVGAHLSVLRDADIVTGTRTGKNVVYRLTDRGERLVTILATPSRAIDNRGPS